From one Dermacentor andersoni chromosome 1, qqDerAnde1_hic_scaffold, whole genome shotgun sequence genomic stretch:
- the LOC126547639 gene encoding D-aspartate oxidase-like isoform X4: MVEWDERLGWPMLCSEACDNEKYCGSAAIEVDWVASRSPRSKLLAILLGRMTEPQSQVGRMQRKRVVVIGAGVIGLSTALCIQNNIPGTSVTVIADRFIQDTLSFGAAGFFRPDENIGPTLDITREWFRATFRHYEFLLRGSTAETAGIKTLSGYALSSSNPEKLVNGTMKELCAGLRSLDEQELKNFPLKYKYGIFYNSILADPRKYLKWLTHKILCNGGHIKNQVVKDLQDLKDFNVVVNCSGLRAKELTEDPLLTPVRGQVIKVLAPWVTQFYYANGCYILPGTEYVTLGGTKQLGDWNMEVSQHDRDYIWNTCTAVLPSLKDAKVIEDWVGLRPFRQPIRIEAEVLGSGSNQCKVVHNYGHGAHGINTSWGTALHATHLVSDMLQHETVSILAKL, encoded by the exons ATGGTAGAGTGGGATGAACGGCTGGGGTGGcccatgctttgcagtgaggcgtGTGACAATGAAAAATACTGTGGcagcgctgcgatcgaagtggattgggTCGCATCAAGGTCGCCCCGTtcgaaactgctggcgatacttctcggaagg ATGACTGAACCTCAAAGCCAAGTGGGGAGGATGCAACGTAAAAGAGTGGTCGTGATTGGGGCTGGTGTCATTGGCCTTTCAACAGCCTTGTGCATCCAGAACAACATTCCAGGCACTTCTGTTACAGTCATTGCTGATCGTTTCATTCAAGACACACTAAGCTTTGGTGCTGCTGGATTCTTCCGTCCAGATGAAAATATAGGACCAACACTTGACATTACAAG AGAGTGGTTCAGAGCAACATTCAGACATTACGAGTTTCTATTGCGTGGCAGCACTGCTGAAACAGCTGGAATCAAGACGCTTTCTGGCTATGCCCTCAGTTCAAGCAACCCGGAGAAACTTGTG AATGGAACAATGAAGGAGCTCTGTGCTGGCCTGAGATCACTTGATGAGCAAGAACTGAAGAACTTTCCTCTGAAGTACAA GTATGGAATATTCTACAACAGCATTCTGGCAGACCCTAGAAAGTACTTGAAATGGTTGACTCACAA AATACTATGCAACGGTGGGCACATAAAGAACCAAGTTGTCAAGGACCTACAAGACCTTAAGGATTTTAATGTGGTAGTGAACTGCAGTGGTCTCAGAGCCAAGGAACTTACAGAAGATCCACTGCTGACTCCTGTCAGAGGACAGGTTATCAAG GTGTTGGCTCCTTGGGTGACTCAGTTTTATTATGCCAATGGCTGCTACATTCTTCCAGG GACAGAGTATGTCACACTGGGGGGCACAAAGCAGCTTGGCGATTGGAATATGGAAGTCTCGCAGCATGACAGGGACTACATATGGAACACATGTACTGCAGTACTTCCAAGCCTCAAG GACGCTAAAGTGATTGAAGACTGGGTAGGACTGCGCCCTTTTCGTCAGCCAATCAGGATCGAGGCAGAAGTTCTTGGGAGTGGCAGCAACCAGTGCAAg gtggttcACAACTATGGCCATGGAGCACATGGAATCAATACATCCTGGGGTACAGCACTCCATGCAACACACCTTGTTAGTGACATGCTGCAACATGAAACAGTCAGCATTCTTGCAAAATTGTAG
- the LOC126547639 gene encoding D-aspartate oxidase-like isoform X3 — MVEWDERLGWPMLCSEACDNEKYCGSAAIEVDWVASRSPRSKLLAILLGRVSRTTSRAGICVETTQMMTEPQSQVGRMQRKRVVVIGAGVIGLSTALCIQNNIPGTSVTVSTRYKTLCTPSKKIKNDRIEWFRATFRHYEFLLRGSTAETAGIKTLSGYALSSSNPEKLVNGTMKELCAGLRSLDEQELKNFPLKYKYGIFYNSILADPRKYLKWLTHKILCNGGHIKNQVVKDLQDLKDFNVVVNCSGLRAKELTEDPLLTPVRGQVIKVLAPWVTQFYYANGCYILPGTEYVTLGGTKQLGDWNMEVSQHDRDYIWNTCTAVLPSLKDAKVIEDWVGLRPFRQPIRIEAEVLGSGSNQCKVVHNYGHGAHGINTSWGTALHATHLVSDMLQHETVSILAKL, encoded by the exons ATGGTAGAGTGGGATGAACGGCTGGGGTGGcccatgctttgcagtgaggcgtGTGACAATGAAAAATACTGTGGcagcgctgcgatcgaagtggattgggTCGCATCAAGGTCGCCCCGTtcgaaactgctggcgatacttctcggaagggtcaGTCGTACTACTTCACGCGCTGGCATATGCGTTGAGACCACTCAAATG ATGACTGAACCTCAAAGCCAAGTGGGGAGGATGCAACGTAAAAGAGTGGTCGTGATTGGGGCTGGTGTCATTGGCCTTTCAACAGCCTTGTGCATCCAGAACAACATTCCAGGCACTTCTGTTACA gtttccacaAGATACAAGACATTGTGCACtccaagtaaaaaaataaagaatgacaGAAT AGAGTGGTTCAGAGCAACATTCAGACATTACGAGTTTCTATTGCGTGGCAGCACTGCTGAAACAGCTGGAATCAAGACGCTTTCTGGCTATGCCCTCAGTTCAAGCAACCCGGAGAAACTTGTG AATGGAACAATGAAGGAGCTCTGTGCTGGCCTGAGATCACTTGATGAGCAAGAACTGAAGAACTTTCCTCTGAAGTACAA GTATGGAATATTCTACAACAGCATTCTGGCAGACCCTAGAAAGTACTTGAAATGGTTGACTCACAA AATACTATGCAACGGTGGGCACATAAAGAACCAAGTTGTCAAGGACCTACAAGACCTTAAGGATTTTAATGTGGTAGTGAACTGCAGTGGTCTCAGAGCCAAGGAACTTACAGAAGATCCACTGCTGACTCCTGTCAGAGGACAGGTTATCAAG GTGTTGGCTCCTTGGGTGACTCAGTTTTATTATGCCAATGGCTGCTACATTCTTCCAGG GACAGAGTATGTCACACTGGGGGGCACAAAGCAGCTTGGCGATTGGAATATGGAAGTCTCGCAGCATGACAGGGACTACATATGGAACACATGTACTGCAGTACTTCCAAGCCTCAAG GACGCTAAAGTGATTGAAGACTGGGTAGGACTGCGCCCTTTTCGTCAGCCAATCAGGATCGAGGCAGAAGTTCTTGGGAGTGGCAGCAACCAGTGCAAg gtggttcACAACTATGGCCATGGAGCACATGGAATCAATACATCCTGGGGTACAGCACTCCATGCAACACACCTTGTTAGTGACATGCTGCAACATGAAACAGTCAGCATTCTTGCAAAATTGTAG
- the LOC126547639 gene encoding D-aspartate oxidase-like isoform X1 — translation MVEWDERLGWPMLCSEACDNEKYCGSAAIEVDWVASRSPRSKLLAILLGRVSRTTSRAGICVETTQMMTEPQSQVGRMQRKRVVVIGAGVIGLSTALCIQNNIPGTSVTVIADRFIQDTLSFGAAGFFRPDENIGPTLDITREWFRATFRHYEFLLRGSTAETAGIKTLSGYALSSSNPEKLVNGTMKELCAGLRSLDEQELKNFPLKYKYGIFYNSILADPRKYLKWLTHKILCNGGHIKNQVVKDLQDLKDFNVVVNCSGLRAKELTEDPLLTPVRGQVIKVLAPWVTQFYYANGCYILPGTEYVTLGGTKQLGDWNMEVSQHDRDYIWNTCTAVLPSLKDAKVIEDWVGLRPFRQPIRIEAEVLGSGSNQCKVVHNYGHGAHGINTSWGTALHATHLVSDMLQHETVSILAKL, via the exons ATGGTAGAGTGGGATGAACGGCTGGGGTGGcccatgctttgcagtgaggcgtGTGACAATGAAAAATACTGTGGcagcgctgcgatcgaagtggattgggTCGCATCAAGGTCGCCCCGTtcgaaactgctggcgatacttctcggaagggtcaGTCGTACTACTTCACGCGCTGGCATATGCGTTGAGACCACTCAAATG ATGACTGAACCTCAAAGCCAAGTGGGGAGGATGCAACGTAAAAGAGTGGTCGTGATTGGGGCTGGTGTCATTGGCCTTTCAACAGCCTTGTGCATCCAGAACAACATTCCAGGCACTTCTGTTACAGTCATTGCTGATCGTTTCATTCAAGACACACTAAGCTTTGGTGCTGCTGGATTCTTCCGTCCAGATGAAAATATAGGACCAACACTTGACATTACAAG AGAGTGGTTCAGAGCAACATTCAGACATTACGAGTTTCTATTGCGTGGCAGCACTGCTGAAACAGCTGGAATCAAGACGCTTTCTGGCTATGCCCTCAGTTCAAGCAACCCGGAGAAACTTGTG AATGGAACAATGAAGGAGCTCTGTGCTGGCCTGAGATCACTTGATGAGCAAGAACTGAAGAACTTTCCTCTGAAGTACAA GTATGGAATATTCTACAACAGCATTCTGGCAGACCCTAGAAAGTACTTGAAATGGTTGACTCACAA AATACTATGCAACGGTGGGCACATAAAGAACCAAGTTGTCAAGGACCTACAAGACCTTAAGGATTTTAATGTGGTAGTGAACTGCAGTGGTCTCAGAGCCAAGGAACTTACAGAAGATCCACTGCTGACTCCTGTCAGAGGACAGGTTATCAAG GTGTTGGCTCCTTGGGTGACTCAGTTTTATTATGCCAATGGCTGCTACATTCTTCCAGG GACAGAGTATGTCACACTGGGGGGCACAAAGCAGCTTGGCGATTGGAATATGGAAGTCTCGCAGCATGACAGGGACTACATATGGAACACATGTACTGCAGTACTTCCAAGCCTCAAG GACGCTAAAGTGATTGAAGACTGGGTAGGACTGCGCCCTTTTCGTCAGCCAATCAGGATCGAGGCAGAAGTTCTTGGGAGTGGCAGCAACCAGTGCAAg gtggttcACAACTATGGCCATGGAGCACATGGAATCAATACATCCTGGGGTACAGCACTCCATGCAACACACCTTGTTAGTGACATGCTGCAACATGAAACAGTCAGCATTCTTGCAAAATTGTAG
- the LOC126547639 gene encoding D-aspartate oxidase-like isoform X2, whose protein sequence is MVEWDERLGWPMLCSEACDNEKYCGSAAIEVDWVASRSPRSKLLAILLGRVSRTTSRAGICVETTQMMTEPQSQVGRMQRKRVVVIGAGVIGLSTALCIQNNIPGTSVTVIADRFIQDTLSFGAAGFFRPDENIGPTLDITREWFRATFRHYEFLLRGSTAETAGIKTLSGYALSSSNPEKLVNGTMKELCAGLRSLDEQELKNFPLKYGIFYNSILADPRKYLKWLTHKILCNGGHIKNQVVKDLQDLKDFNVVVNCSGLRAKELTEDPLLTPVRGQVIKVLAPWVTQFYYANGCYILPGTEYVTLGGTKQLGDWNMEVSQHDRDYIWNTCTAVLPSLKDAKVIEDWVGLRPFRQPIRIEAEVLGSGSNQCKVVHNYGHGAHGINTSWGTALHATHLVSDMLQHETVSILAKL, encoded by the exons ATGGTAGAGTGGGATGAACGGCTGGGGTGGcccatgctttgcagtgaggcgtGTGACAATGAAAAATACTGTGGcagcgctgcgatcgaagtggattgggTCGCATCAAGGTCGCCCCGTtcgaaactgctggcgatacttctcggaagggtcaGTCGTACTACTTCACGCGCTGGCATATGCGTTGAGACCACTCAAATG ATGACTGAACCTCAAAGCCAAGTGGGGAGGATGCAACGTAAAAGAGTGGTCGTGATTGGGGCTGGTGTCATTGGCCTTTCAACAGCCTTGTGCATCCAGAACAACATTCCAGGCACTTCTGTTACAGTCATTGCTGATCGTTTCATTCAAGACACACTAAGCTTTGGTGCTGCTGGATTCTTCCGTCCAGATGAAAATATAGGACCAACACTTGACATTACAAG AGAGTGGTTCAGAGCAACATTCAGACATTACGAGTTTCTATTGCGTGGCAGCACTGCTGAAACAGCTGGAATCAAGACGCTTTCTGGCTATGCCCTCAGTTCAAGCAACCCGGAGAAACTTGTG AATGGAACAATGAAGGAGCTCTGTGCTGGCCTGAGATCACTTGATGAGCAAGAACTGAAGAACTTTCCTCTGAA GTATGGAATATTCTACAACAGCATTCTGGCAGACCCTAGAAAGTACTTGAAATGGTTGACTCACAA AATACTATGCAACGGTGGGCACATAAAGAACCAAGTTGTCAAGGACCTACAAGACCTTAAGGATTTTAATGTGGTAGTGAACTGCAGTGGTCTCAGAGCCAAGGAACTTACAGAAGATCCACTGCTGACTCCTGTCAGAGGACAGGTTATCAAG GTGTTGGCTCCTTGGGTGACTCAGTTTTATTATGCCAATGGCTGCTACATTCTTCCAGG GACAGAGTATGTCACACTGGGGGGCACAAAGCAGCTTGGCGATTGGAATATGGAAGTCTCGCAGCATGACAGGGACTACATATGGAACACATGTACTGCAGTACTTCCAAGCCTCAAG GACGCTAAAGTGATTGAAGACTGGGTAGGACTGCGCCCTTTTCGTCAGCCAATCAGGATCGAGGCAGAAGTTCTTGGGAGTGGCAGCAACCAGTGCAAg gtggttcACAACTATGGCCATGGAGCACATGGAATCAATACATCCTGGGGTACAGCACTCCATGCAACACACCTTGTTAGTGACATGCTGCAACATGAAACAGTCAGCATTCTTGCAAAATTGTAG
- the LOC126547639 gene encoding D-aspartate oxidase-like isoform X5 produces MTEPQSQVGRMQRKRVVVIGAGVIGLSTALCIQNNIPGTSVTVIADRFIQDTLSFGAAGFFRPDENIGPTLDITREWFRATFRHYEFLLRGSTAETAGIKTLSGYALSSSNPEKLVNGTMKELCAGLRSLDEQELKNFPLKYKYGIFYNSILADPRKYLKWLTHKILCNGGHIKNQVVKDLQDLKDFNVVVNCSGLRAKELTEDPLLTPVRGQVIKVLAPWVTQFYYANGCYILPGTEYVTLGGTKQLGDWNMEVSQHDRDYIWNTCTAVLPSLKDAKVIEDWVGLRPFRQPIRIEAEVLGSGSNQCKVVHNYGHGAHGINTSWGTALHATHLVSDMLQHETVSILAKL; encoded by the exons ATGACTGAACCTCAAAGCCAAGTGGGGAGGATGCAACGTAAAAGAGTGGTCGTGATTGGGGCTGGTGTCATTGGCCTTTCAACAGCCTTGTGCATCCAGAACAACATTCCAGGCACTTCTGTTACAGTCATTGCTGATCGTTTCATTCAAGACACACTAAGCTTTGGTGCTGCTGGATTCTTCCGTCCAGATGAAAATATAGGACCAACACTTGACATTACAAG AGAGTGGTTCAGAGCAACATTCAGACATTACGAGTTTCTATTGCGTGGCAGCACTGCTGAAACAGCTGGAATCAAGACGCTTTCTGGCTATGCCCTCAGTTCAAGCAACCCGGAGAAACTTGTG AATGGAACAATGAAGGAGCTCTGTGCTGGCCTGAGATCACTTGATGAGCAAGAACTGAAGAACTTTCCTCTGAAGTACAA GTATGGAATATTCTACAACAGCATTCTGGCAGACCCTAGAAAGTACTTGAAATGGTTGACTCACAA AATACTATGCAACGGTGGGCACATAAAGAACCAAGTTGTCAAGGACCTACAAGACCTTAAGGATTTTAATGTGGTAGTGAACTGCAGTGGTCTCAGAGCCAAGGAACTTACAGAAGATCCACTGCTGACTCCTGTCAGAGGACAGGTTATCAAG GTGTTGGCTCCTTGGGTGACTCAGTTTTATTATGCCAATGGCTGCTACATTCTTCCAGG GACAGAGTATGTCACACTGGGGGGCACAAAGCAGCTTGGCGATTGGAATATGGAAGTCTCGCAGCATGACAGGGACTACATATGGAACACATGTACTGCAGTACTTCCAAGCCTCAAG GACGCTAAAGTGATTGAAGACTGGGTAGGACTGCGCCCTTTTCGTCAGCCAATCAGGATCGAGGCAGAAGTTCTTGGGAGTGGCAGCAACCAGTGCAAg gtggttcACAACTATGGCCATGGAGCACATGGAATCAATACATCCTGGGGTACAGCACTCCATGCAACACACCTTGTTAGTGACATGCTGCAACATGAAACAGTCAGCATTCTTGCAAAATTGTAG